A stretch of DNA from Lotus japonicus ecotype B-129 chromosome 4, LjGifu_v1.2:
ATGTTTTCATCATCCTAATTCTAAAGACCAAGTAAAAAAACTGATTGTAGAAAGTACTAAAAATGGAACAAAACTCTCATCAAACAAAAATGAGGAAAAGTCATCTATGGTCTTGACTCTTGAGGAGGAAACAGAATCTGTTCACTAAACAAGAAACATATTAATGGCATAATAAGTATTGGCTTATAAAAAGTTcctaaaaaatatcattaatctTTAATAGATAACAATCCTGACCATAATATAGAAAATTTGTTGTATCGCAATTCACAAAGTACATACCAGGAGCTATGTAGCCAACAGATCCGCATAGCAAACCATCTGTAGAACTGAAAGATGTTGAGTTACTGGTGGATACACTCTCATCATCTTTTAGAAGCCTTGAAATTCCAAAATCAGTGACCAAAGCTGTAAGATCATGATCAAGGAGTATATTGCTTGGTTTAAGATCACAGTGCACCACTTTCACGGGAGAGTAATGGTGCAAATAGGACATTCCCTCAGCTACATCACTGCAGATTCTCACCAATTGAACCACATCCAATCTCTGGCATAACTCGTGGCTTGGATATAGGTGCCTCTCAAGGCTACCATTTGGCATCAGTGGAAGAACAAGAGCCTTAAATTCTGGTTTACTGCAAATTGTGATGATCCTTATTAAATTCCTGTGCCTGATCTTTCTCAGGATTTGACATTCCCTTCTAAAGCTCCTTGATATCTCACTAGCTTGTGTTGTATCTAAAACCTTCACTGCTACTCTTGTGCTATCTAGGAGGACTCCTTTGTAGACCCGTCCAAACCGGCCTGAACCGATTAGTCTTGAAGCACTGAATCCTCCAGTGGCTTCTTTAAGTTCTCTATATGAAATTCTTGGGTAACTGAGCTCTTCTATTTCCTCTCCATCCTCCAAGTCACCTCTACTAACAATTTCTGACCTCTTCTTCACTTTTGACTTGATTACCATGGAAGACCTACACATGCACATTAGAGGGGTGCCAAAGAGTAACACAGGAACTAACAAGAACACCAAATGGTAACTGTGTTTCCTATGACAGTACTTCATGCCTTTAACCTGGCCACAGAGACCATCATTTCCCAGGAAAGAGTCTATGGTCAGTGATGAAAATGCACCATTGTTTGAGACATTCCCTGAGAATTTGTTAAAAGAGAAATTAAGTATCTTGAGAGAGGAAGACAATTGCATGGACTCAGGTATTAGCCCTGTCAATTGATTTGAAGACACATCAATTGCTTGAATATAGGGCAATTGGCCTAATGAATAAGGGAGAGGGCCTTCTAAGGAGTTACCAGAAAGGTTGAGGTACTCTAGTGCTATGCAATTTTCCAGCTGCGGCAGGATTCTGCCAGAGAGATTGTTCATGGATACATCAATAGCCAACACCATGTTCATTTTGCTGAGTTCTAATGGTAAAGGCCCATGCAAGTCATTGTTTGATAAATTCAAGTATAGTTTCAAGCTAGTCAAGGCTGCAACTTCTGCAGGAATCACCCCTGTGATGTTGTTGTGAGACAAGTCTAGAATTTCCAAATTGACACATTTTCCCAGGCTCAGTGGGATTGTTCCTGAAAGCTGGTTGTCATGAAGTAGAAGCCTTCTTAACTGGGAGAGAGTTGCAAAACtatctggtattgaaccagaaAGCTTGTTTCTAGACAAATCTAGAAGACCCAGATGCTTGATGTCACCAAGGGTTGAAGGAATCTCACCAGATAGTGAGTTATTTGACATGAAAATTCTCTCTAACCTACCCATCTTGCAGAGGCTGTGAGGGATTGTTCCATTTATTAGGTTACTAGACAACTCTAAAAAAGTAAGGTTGAAAA
This window harbors:
- the LOC130715074 gene encoding putative leucine-rich repeat receptor-like serine/threonine-protein kinase At2g24130 is translated as MMCLLRLTMFLIFFLEIVSTRVCGEEEHAGLVNDKSSLISFMSCIVSDPENSLENWKSQGVHVCDWSGVRCNNASDRIIEIDLSGRLLGGTISPALANLSFLQILDLSGNFFVGHIPKELGNLVHLEQLSLSGNFLEGSIPSEFGSLHNLYYLDMGSNHLEGEIPPSLFHNVTSLSYIDLSNNSLGGKIPLNNEFILKELRFLLLWSNHLVGQVPLALSNSTKLKWLDLESNMLSGELPSEIVHNFPQLQFLYLSYNHFVSHDGNTNLEPFFASLMNLSNIQELELAGNKLGGKLPPIIGDLPASLQQLHLEENLIHGSIPPHIANLFNLTFLELSSNLINGTIPHSLCKMGRLERIFMSNNSLSGEIPSTLGDIKHLGLLDLSRNKLSGSIPDSFATLSQLRRLLLHDNQLSGTIPLSLGKCVNLEILDLSHNNITGVIPAEVAALTSLKLYLNLSNNDLHGPLPLELSKMNMVLAIDVSMNNLSGRILPQLENCIALEYLNLSGNSLEGPLPYSLGQLPYIQAIDVSSNQLTGLIPESMQLSSSLKILNFSFNKFSGNVSNNGAFSSLTIDSFLGNDGLCGQVKGMKYCHRKHSYHLVFLLVPVLLFGTPLMCMCRSSMVIKSKVKKRSEIVSRGDLEDGEEIEELSYPRISYRELKEATGGFSASRLIGSGRFGRVYKGVLLDSTRVAVKVLDTTQASEISRSFRRECQILRKIRHRNLIRIITICSKPEFKALVLPLMPNGSLERHLYPSHELCQRLDVVQLVRICSDVAEGMSYLHHYSPVKVVHCDLKPSNILLDHDLTALVTDFGISRLLKDDESVSTSNSTSFSSTDGLLCGSVGYIAPEYGMGKHASTEGDVYSFGVILLEMVTGRRPTDVLIHEGSCLREWVKRQYPQPEKLENIVEQALQRCTPSGVPSYHNKIWKQVILELIELGLLCTMQDPSTRPSMADVAQEMGRLKDYLSNTLSSEDTSVEKENN